A genomic stretch from Planctomycetota bacterium includes:
- a CDS encoding serine/threonine-protein kinase: MPEAKPAERVGDFEFLDLLAVGGMGQLWRVRHVKLDAIYVAKVLRPDLRSDPEFAARFLREARLVARFRHPNVVQVFGFDEEHMLYFMEYVEGTDLDRLMRVRKNLTFNEKRTIIEVVADTIGHAHRQFDLIHRDIKPSNVLVAIAQPDDPILQSHIKLTDFGIARVLSLNQRVTMSSGMVMGTVQYMAPEQFEGEAAKESDVYSIGVLYYQLLTGVLPFTGPTAFVIRDKHRSEIPPAPHKVNPDVPLVESMTVMRCLEKDPTKRFRDAAELHEHLGATQGTAHTVVVPRRRSAPAADAAPGTDSGMVERTEQIERTHRGTTRHGRRTPIRATAASSDQVTERTIPAALAPVTERTIPASLEPVTERTISAEAAPAADDATAAVLEPVTEAAPTRRRRPLLWLSLGLVGAALLAAGIIAALPRKGAGTPPVGPGTALPPTTAAPPTAAAQFLSAKDLAAARSLEEARRILDRLGERVDAAPDPQAARAQLAGYRDLLTHLSAAAIAVGDGKCDEAERTLRNADMALERIDGIVPGELPKDFLFRHTLSVASGQARNLAAQAARLVEVLEPVATSRASVQYMLERYKAASAAVLESLAFSPGCSAWKKIKNGAGEAASLEPLLQGFGNDAPPPIALLQQYLGRLDALAKHAPTADQEPLYRTAVVRLLDDLSGTATRFDASPWAKACLGADDIACLGTLERLWREAHQTRLAAAAQLCHKLAAAQEAKAQALPPTLDRAGEARQLFSEAEEYANAVLKAAHVPDAAKAAAAALLSTASARQAMWLFCAGPRGPENEDQHFVEVRKLLGRGLDELPGCASDVAAHARILRDMLTVVTSARTALAASLRENFGAQAPFGGQTATLFAALNAFEPLAKEASRQPDHPCRRAALEPFLHLRVGGPVAGYTLPNAAAAWLLANAAQAAERGKYSDASHLLGNFQLEAGKEAQGAESPLKRLLPEPVTAKAGELLKLVQAFDDSRVPAGAPADRWKKVWEQRLAAQPLLALDIPSSVAAGSLPARFEGQENQCEGLYSQMRSLLDHCRARLGLEQEVRRAETEAAKLVIHAPDGVKPNPATATREAVAKSLEALRELRSRVAESAKRGVSTDDHPERLTSIERDLAALPAQTNVAELQERVGKALAKPDPRAALDELRAGGVALGRMAEASLTRQAMDAWVKMAIKAMADQDYPAAGAIFKAIRSHEQVVRFKDDPAVAAAYEETSRPLHYCEGHAALAGGAQNLAAALGEFFQAAPYRDADAIAKQIAPLQEAQKLCEKEPLRAVGSLERLLEQNELHAVVRSVAEKALGELRAKLLTETTACTQAFSQAFARGGWEDFVDRAAVPAEDLERLKAFLDQAEGIEVEQPEPPVLGELVPEKHQALLRSKRVLRFRYRLPEGATVPVTLEQAIVWTLRLVPPDQRKGRNWVIAGWEAR, from the coding sequence ATGCCAGAGGCCAAGCCCGCCGAACGGGTCGGAGACTTCGAGTTTCTCGATCTCCTGGCCGTAGGGGGCATGGGGCAGCTCTGGCGCGTGCGCCACGTGAAGCTCGACGCCATCTACGTGGCGAAGGTGCTGCGCCCCGATCTGCGCAGCGACCCCGAGTTCGCCGCGCGCTTCCTGCGCGAGGCACGGCTCGTCGCCAGGTTCCGCCACCCCAACGTCGTCCAGGTGTTCGGCTTCGACGAAGAGCACATGCTCTACTTCATGGAGTATGTCGAGGGCACGGACCTCGACCGGCTGATGCGGGTGCGGAAGAACCTCACGTTCAACGAGAAGCGCACGATCATCGAGGTGGTCGCCGACACGATCGGCCACGCCCACCGGCAGTTCGACCTCATCCACCGCGACATCAAGCCGAGCAACGTGCTGGTGGCCATCGCACAGCCCGACGACCCGATCCTGCAATCACACATCAAGCTGACTGACTTCGGCATCGCCCGCGTCCTCTCGCTCAACCAGCGCGTCACCATGTCCTCCGGCATGGTCATGGGCACCGTGCAGTACATGGCCCCCGAGCAGTTCGAAGGCGAGGCGGCCAAGGAGAGCGACGTCTACTCCATCGGCGTCCTCTACTACCAACTCCTCACAGGCGTGCTCCCATTCACCGGCCCCACCGCCTTCGTCATCCGCGACAAGCACCGCAGCGAGATTCCGCCCGCTCCGCACAAGGTCAACCCCGACGTGCCGCTCGTGGAATCCATGACCGTGATGCGCTGCCTCGAGAAGGACCCCACGAAGCGCTTCCGCGACGCGGCCGAACTCCACGAGCACCTGGGGGCCACCCAGGGCACGGCGCACACGGTTGTGGTGCCTCGCAGGCGTTCCGCGCCCGCCGCCGACGCGGCGCCAGGCACCGATAGCGGCATGGTGGAGCGCACCGAGCAGATCGAGCGGACTCACCGCGGCACTACGCGGCACGGCCGCCGCACTCCCATCCGCGCCACGGCCGCCTCCAGCGACCAGGTGACCGAACGCACCATCCCCGCCGCCCTGGCGCCCGTGACGGAGCGCACCATCCCCGCATCGCTCGAGCCCGTGACCGAGCGGACCATCTCTGCCGAGGCCGCCCCGGCCGCCGACGACGCGACTGCGGCCGTTCTCGAGCCTGTAACGGAGGCCGCCCCGACGCGGCGACGCAGGCCCCTATTGTGGCTGAGCCTCGGGCTGGTCGGCGCCGCGCTCCTGGCCGCCGGGATCATCGCCGCGCTCCCTCGAAAGGGCGCCGGCACCCCCCCCGTCGGGCCAGGCACGGCACTGCCGCCCACTACAGCGGCCCCGCCGACGGCGGCCGCACAATTCCTCTCGGCCAAGGACCTCGCGGCTGCCCGCTCGCTGGAAGAAGCCCGTCGAATCCTCGACCGCCTGGGTGAGCGAGTGGACGCGGCACCCGACCCCCAAGCCGCCCGCGCGCAGTTGGCCGGCTATCGCGATCTGCTCACCCACCTGTCGGCCGCGGCCATAGCCGTCGGCGACGGCAAGTGCGACGAGGCCGAGCGTACCCTCCGCAACGCCGACATGGCCCTCGAGCGCATTGACGGCATCGTCCCGGGCGAACTGCCCAAGGACTTCCTGTTCCGTCACACCCTCAGCGTGGCCAGCGGCCAGGCACGCAACCTCGCGGCACAAGCCGCCAGGCTCGTCGAGGTGCTCGAGCCTGTTGCCACGTCGCGCGCCTCTGTGCAGTACATGCTCGAGCGGTACAAGGCGGCCAGCGCCGCCGTGCTCGAGAGCCTGGCCTTCAGCCCGGGGTGCAGCGCGTGGAAGAAGATCAAGAACGGCGCCGGCGAAGCGGCCAGCCTCGAGCCGCTCCTCCAGGGCTTCGGCAACGACGCTCCGCCCCCGATTGCCCTGCTCCAGCAGTACCTCGGCCGGCTCGATGCCCTGGCGAAACACGCCCCGACGGCGGACCAGGAGCCGCTGTACCGCACCGCCGTAGTGCGGCTGCTCGACGATCTGTCGGGCACCGCCACCCGGTTCGATGCCTCGCCGTGGGCGAAGGCCTGCCTGGGCGCCGACGACATCGCTTGCCTCGGCACCCTGGAACGGCTCTGGCGCGAGGCGCATCAGACCCGGCTTGCCGCCGCGGCACAACTCTGCCACAAACTGGCCGCCGCCCAGGAGGCCAAGGCCCAAGCCCTGCCGCCCACCCTCGACCGCGCCGGCGAAGCCCGGCAGCTCTTCTCGGAGGCCGAAGAATACGCCAACGCAGTCCTCAAGGCAGCGCATGTGCCCGACGCGGCCAAGGCGGCGGCCGCGGCCCTCTTGAGCACCGCCAGCGCACGGCAGGCCATGTGGCTGTTTTGCGCCGGGCCGCGCGGCCCCGAGAATGAAGACCAGCACTTCGTTGAGGTGCGCAAGCTCCTCGGGCGCGGACTCGACGAACTGCCCGGTTGCGCAAGCGACGTGGCAGCGCACGCCCGCATCCTGCGGGACATGCTCACCGTCGTCACGAGCGCACGCACCGCACTCGCCGCGTCCCTTCGCGAGAACTTCGGTGCCCAGGCCCCGTTCGGCGGCCAGACCGCCACGCTGTTCGCCGCGCTCAACGCCTTCGAGCCTCTCGCCAAGGAAGCCAGCCGCCAGCCCGACCATCCGTGCCGCCGGGCCGCGCTTGAGCCCTTCCTGCATCTGCGGGTGGGCGGCCCTGTCGCCGGCTACACGCTGCCCAACGCCGCCGCTGCCTGGCTGCTTGCCAACGCCGCCCAGGCCGCCGAAAGGGGCAAGTACAGCGACGCCAGCCACCTCCTGGGCAACTTCCAGCTCGAGGCGGGCAAGGAGGCCCAAGGGGCGGAATCACCTCTCAAGCGCCTCCTGCCCGAGCCCGTGACCGCCAAGGCGGGGGAGCTTCTCAAGCTCGTCCAGGCCTTCGACGACTCGCGTGTGCCCGCCGGCGCCCCGGCCGACCGGTGGAAGAAGGTGTGGGAGCAACGGCTCGCCGCCCAGCCTCTGCTCGCCCTGGACATTCCGTCGAGCGTGGCCGCCGGCTCCCTTCCCGCGCGCTTCGAGGGCCAGGAGAACCAGTGCGAGGGCCTCTACAGCCAGATGCGCTCGCTGCTCGACCACTGTCGGGCCCGCCTCGGACTCGAGCAAGAGGTGCGCCGCGCGGAGACCGAGGCCGCCAAGCTGGTCATCCACGCCCCCGACGGCGTGAAGCCCAACCCTGCCACGGCCACCCGGGAGGCCGTGGCGAAGAGCCTCGAGGCGCTGCGCGAGCTCAGGAGCCGCGTGGCGGAGAGCGCAAAACGAGGCGTGAGCACGGACGACCATCCCGAGCGTCTCACCAGCATCGAGCGCGACCTGGCCGCGCTGCCGGCCCAAACCAACGTGGCCGAGCTTCAGGAGCGCGTTGGCAAGGCCCTGGCCAAGCCCGACCCTAGAGCCGCACTCGACGAGTTGAGGGCCGGGGGCGTGGCTCTCGGCCGGATGGCCGAAGCCTCGCTCACCCGTCAGGCCATGGATGCCTGGGTCAAAATGGCCATCAAGGCAATGGCGGACCAGGACTACCCCGCGGCCGGCGCCATCTTCAAGGCAATCCGCTCGCACGAGCAGGTGGTGCGCTTCAAGGACGACCCCGCCGTCGCCGCGGCCTATGAGGAAACCAGCCGCCCGCTCCACTATTGCGAGGGCCACGCTGCTCTCGCCGGAGGCGCGCAGAACCTGGCGGCGGCACTAGGGGAGTTCTTCCAGGCTGCTCCCTACCGCGATGCCGATGCCATCGCCAAGCAGATCGCTCCCCTCCAGGAAGCCCAGAAGCTCTGCGAGAAGGAGCCCCTCCGCGCTGTGGGCAGCCTCGAACGGCTCTTGGAGCAGAATGAACTCCATGCCGTCGTGCGCAGCGTGGCGGAGAAGGCCCTGGGCGAACTCCGAGCGAAGCTGCTCACAGAGACCACCGCCTGCACCCAGGCGTTCAGCCAGGCCTTTGCCCGAGGAGGGTGGGAGGACTTCGTGGACCGCGCAGCCGTGCCGGCGGAGGACCTCGAACGACTGAAAGCCTTCCTCGATCAGGCTGAGGGCATCGAGGTGGAGCAGCCGGAGCCGCCCGTGCTCGGAGAGCTGGTGCCGGAGAAGCACCAGGCGCTCCTCAGGAGCAAACGAGTTCTCAGGTTCCGTTACCGCTTGCCCGAAGGCGCCACGGTGCCGGTGACGCTGGAGCAGGCGATCGTGTGGACGCTCCGCCTTGTGCCCCCCGACCAGCGGAAGGGGAGGAACTGGGTGATCGCAGGCTGGGAGGCCAGGTGA
- a CDS encoding bifunctional enoyl-CoA hydratase/phosphate acetyltransferase, producing the protein MKNFDALLRLVAHQPRRRLSVAVAQDYTVLEAIRDAEAQGLVQAVLFGDRESILEEAERAQYAVREADIVHEPDPLKAALGAVSLASRGEADIVMKGYLHTDDFLRAILHKEQGLRTGSIMSHVFIIESRALDRLLFVADGAMNIAPDLELKAAILLNTVHVASAFGIMRPKVAVMAAVELINPAMPATLDAAALAQMSKRHQFSVDCEVDGPFALDNAVSAAAAKHKKISGPVAGGADVLLVPNIEAGNMLAKALIYISGCRLAGLLVGAKVPVVLTSRADTAESKLLSIASAVFAINLQRTLWLKVGKVHY; encoded by the coding sequence ATGAAGAACTTCGACGCCCTGCTGCGTCTGGTGGCGCATCAGCCCCGCCGCCGCCTGTCTGTCGCCGTGGCTCAGGACTACACGGTCCTCGAGGCCATTCGCGACGCGGAGGCCCAGGGCCTTGTGCAGGCCGTGCTCTTCGGCGACCGGGAGAGCATCCTCGAGGAGGCTGAGCGCGCCCAGTATGCGGTGCGCGAGGCCGACATCGTGCACGAGCCGGACCCGCTGAAGGCGGCGCTGGGCGCCGTGTCGCTCGCCTCACGCGGCGAGGCCGACATCGTGATGAAGGGCTACCTCCACACCGACGATTTCCTCCGGGCCATCCTCCACAAGGAGCAGGGCCTTCGCACCGGCTCCATCATGAGCCACGTGTTCATCATCGAGAGCCGGGCCCTCGACCGCCTGCTCTTCGTGGCCGACGGGGCGATGAATATCGCCCCGGACCTCGAGTTGAAGGCCGCCATTCTCCTCAACACGGTGCACGTGGCCAGCGCCTTCGGCATCATGCGGCCCAAGGTGGCCGTCATGGCCGCGGTCGAGCTCATCAACCCTGCCATGCCGGCAACCCTGGACGCGGCCGCTCTCGCCCAGATGAGCAAGCGGCATCAGTTTTCGGTGGACTGCGAGGTGGACGGCCCCTTCGCCCTCGACAACGCCGTGAGCGCGGCCGCGGCGAAGCACAAGAAGATCAGCGGCCCCGTGGCGGGCGGGGCGGACGTGCTGCTCGTGCCCAATATCGAGGCGGGGAACATGCTGGCCAAGGCGCTGATCTACATCAGCGGATGCCGGCTGGCGGGGCTGCTCGTGGGGGCGAAGGTGCCCGTCGTGCTCACCAGCCGGGCCGACACGGCGGAGAGCAAGCTCCTGAGCATCGCGAGCGCCGTCTTCGCCATCAACCTTCAGCGCACCCTGTGGCTCAAGGTGGGCAAGGTGCACTACTGA
- a CDS encoding response regulator, translating to MASRPKKVLIVDDELDNRRFVKATLEDEGYEFVFGRDGSDAIEKAAAERPDLIVMDVQMPKKDGFAALYELRQNPALKAIPVVLLTGIAEKTGVRFSADAVHDYMGERPDAFLDKPVDPAKLLATVRKLIERQAAEAGGQ from the coding sequence ATGGCCAGCAGACCCAAGAAGGTGCTCATCGTGGACGATGAGCTGGACAACCGCCGATTCGTCAAGGCGACCCTCGAGGACGAGGGCTACGAGTTCGTCTTCGGGCGCGATGGCAGCGACGCGATCGAGAAGGCGGCTGCCGAGCGCCCCGATCTGATCGTGATGGACGTCCAGATGCCCAAGAAGGACGGCTTCGCCGCCCTCTACGAGCTGCGCCAGAACCCCGCCCTCAAGGCCATACCCGTCGTGCTCCTCACCGGCATCGCCGAGAAGACGGGCGTCCGCTTCTCCGCCGACGCCGTCCACGACTACATGGGCGAACGCCCCGACGCCTTCCTCGACAAGCCGGTGGACCCCGCGAAGCTCCTCGCCACCGTCCGCAAGCTCATCGAGCGCCAGGCGGCCGAGGCCGGCGGTCAGTAG
- a CDS encoding ATP-binding protein, which translates to MASLTWQTAEGERRFRLGVETRIGRAPQNDICISDAGVSGVHARIVRQGAAWILEDCGSRNGTFVNDEQQKRCVLRDGDLVGIGNADLTFHSRDTADDANEEMLTDASTILWRKGDSVAPAPQGAASKMEGDATRLRRLVRTDVDYNAVGSVDSLRYTTMALPQANEDPRQLARRLLAAYEISRATTGTLGTSEILDRVLGALFEIFGVADRAFIVLVDPQSREVHTAAARCRIKGRAADAGISHTALERAMRERAGLLCRDAAADERFAGSQSIVGLGIRSMMIAPLVFRDEVLGAVHIDTLKGMHSFTQADLELLTFAANQVAGCLANARLHEKVVASERLAAVGQTLAGLTHCIKNILQGIKGGAYILDKGLHSQDMARIRTGWEMVSRNNSFMEDLVWDLLTYSKQRQPEYAEADLGALCSEICELTAARAENANVTFSIQLDPALGPVEVDPRGIRRCLLNIITNAIDACAASGGTVTVRTQAPTTDPFVRVTVSDTGCGMSPETLAKLFTVFFSTKGSKGTGLGLPVTQKIIEEHGGRIDVASEIGKGTSFTLCLPLRRQRDTQKV; encoded by the coding sequence ATGGCTTCGTTGACCTGGCAGACCGCAGAAGGCGAGCGCCGCTTCCGGCTGGGCGTGGAGACACGCATCGGGCGCGCCCCGCAGAACGACATCTGCATCTCCGACGCGGGAGTCTCCGGGGTCCACGCCCGCATCGTCCGCCAGGGCGCCGCCTGGATCCTGGAGGACTGCGGGAGCCGCAACGGGACCTTTGTCAACGACGAACAGCAGAAGCGCTGCGTCCTGCGCGACGGCGACCTCGTGGGCATCGGGAACGCGGACCTGACGTTTCACTCCAGGGACACCGCGGACGACGCGAACGAGGAGATGCTCACCGACGCCTCGACCATCCTGTGGCGCAAGGGCGATTCGGTCGCTCCGGCCCCTCAGGGCGCGGCCTCGAAGATGGAAGGCGATGCCACCCGCCTCCGGCGCCTCGTGCGCACCGATGTGGACTACAACGCCGTAGGCTCGGTCGACTCTCTGCGCTACACCACGATGGCGCTGCCCCAGGCCAACGAGGACCCGCGCCAGCTCGCCCGACGCCTCCTGGCCGCCTACGAGATCTCCCGGGCCACCACGGGAACCCTCGGCACCTCCGAGATTCTGGACCGCGTCCTCGGCGCGCTCTTCGAGATTTTCGGCGTCGCCGATCGCGCGTTCATCGTCCTCGTGGACCCCCAGAGCCGGGAGGTCCACACGGCCGCCGCCCGCTGCCGCATCAAGGGCCGGGCCGCCGACGCCGGCATCTCCCACACCGCGCTCGAGCGCGCCATGCGCGAGCGTGCCGGCCTCCTGTGCCGCGATGCGGCCGCCGACGAGCGCTTCGCCGGCTCCCAGAGCATCGTCGGCCTCGGCATCCGCTCGATGATGATCGCGCCTCTCGTGTTCCGCGACGAGGTGCTCGGGGCCGTGCACATAGACACGCTCAAGGGCATGCACAGCTTCACCCAGGCCGACCTCGAGCTGCTCACCTTCGCCGCGAACCAGGTGGCGGGCTGCCTCGCCAACGCCCGCCTCCACGAGAAGGTCGTGGCCTCCGAGCGCCTCGCTGCCGTCGGCCAGACCCTCGCCGGCCTCACCCACTGCATCAAGAACATCCTCCAGGGCATCAAGGGCGGAGCCTACATCCTCGACAAGGGCCTCCACTCGCAGGACATGGCACGCATCCGCACCGGCTGGGAGATGGTCTCCCGCAACAACAGCTTCATGGAAGACCTGGTCTGGGACCTCCTGACCTACTCCAAGCAGCGGCAGCCCGAGTATGCCGAGGCCGATCTCGGCGCCCTGTGCTCCGAGATCTGCGAGCTCACCGCCGCCAGGGCCGAGAACGCCAACGTCACCTTCTCGATCCAACTCGACCCCGCCCTGGGCCCTGTGGAGGTAGACCCGCGCGGAATCCGCCGCTGCCTGCTCAACATCATCACCAACGCCATTGACGCCTGCGCCGCCTCCGGCGGCACGGTCACCGTGCGCACCCAGGCCCCCACGACCGACCCCTTCGTCCGCGTCACCGTCAGCGACACGGGCTGCGGCATGTCGCCCGAGACCCTCGCCAAGCTCTTCACCGTCTTCTTCAGCACCAAGGGGTCGAAAGGCACCGGCCTCGGGCTCCCCGTCACCCAGAAGATCATCGAAGAGCATGGCGGCCGCATTGACGTCGCCTCCGAGATCGGCAAGGGCACCAGCTTCACCCTCTGCCTCCCGCTCCGGCGGCAACGCGACACACAGAAAGTATGA
- a CDS encoding aspartate aminotransferase family protein: protein MGAKELYDRYLITSMVAGFEPIEVVRAAGCTVTGADGREYLDCFSGIAVVNAGHGHPKVLAAAREQMEKLVHCCTYVYYNPRAAELAKRLAEVTPGALQKSFFGNSGAEAIEGAVRLAKQFTRRHELVALTASFHGRTVGTLSISGNRGRKKGFGPYLSGVAFAPAPYCYRCPLKLSYPACGVACAEAMADVLRYQTAGDVAAFVAEPVMGEGGIIVPPPEYFQRAVEIVRKDGALFIADEVQCGFGRTGKLFAIEHYGVEPDILCLAKGIADGFPLSAFIARPGVADAFAPGDHLSTFGGNPVSCAAGLANLDVMLGERLPERAAERSDQLMRRLAALRGKCPLVGDVRGKGLMVGIELVRDAAKTPADAEAREVRRVCREAGVLVGLGGVFGNVLRLQPPLVVSPQEVDRAADVLASALGAG, encoded by the coding sequence ATGGGTGCCAAAGAGCTCTACGACCGGTATCTCATCACCAGCATGGTCGCGGGCTTCGAGCCGATCGAGGTGGTGCGGGCCGCGGGCTGCACGGTGACGGGCGCCGACGGGCGAGAGTATCTCGACTGCTTCAGCGGCATCGCCGTGGTGAACGCGGGCCACGGGCACCCGAAGGTGCTCGCCGCCGCGCGCGAGCAGATGGAGAAGCTGGTGCACTGCTGCACCTACGTCTACTACAACCCCCGCGCCGCCGAGCTGGCGAAGCGGTTGGCCGAGGTGACGCCTGGCGCCCTTCAGAAGAGCTTCTTCGGCAACAGCGGCGCCGAGGCCATCGAGGGGGCCGTGCGCCTCGCCAAGCAGTTCACGAGGCGGCACGAGTTGGTGGCGCTCACGGCCAGCTTCCACGGCCGCACCGTGGGCACGCTCTCGATCAGCGGCAATCGCGGCCGGAAGAAAGGCTTCGGCCCCTACCTGTCGGGCGTGGCTTTCGCGCCCGCGCCCTATTGCTACCGCTGCCCGCTGAAGCTGAGCTACCCGGCCTGCGGAGTTGCTTGTGCCGAGGCGATGGCCGACGTGCTGCGTTACCAGACCGCGGGCGACGTGGCCGCCTTCGTGGCCGAGCCGGTGATGGGGGAGGGGGGCATCATCGTCCCCCCGCCTGAGTACTTCCAGAGGGCCGTGGAGATCGTCCGCAAGGACGGCGCGCTGTTCATCGCCGACGAGGTGCAGTGCGGCTTCGGGCGCACGGGCAAGCTCTTTGCCATCGAGCATTACGGCGTGGAGCCCGACATCCTGTGCCTGGCGAAGGGCATCGCCGACGGCTTCCCCCTGAGCGCCTTCATCGCACGTCCCGGCGTGGCCGACGCTTTCGCGCCCGGCGATCATCTCTCGACGTTCGGCGGCAACCCCGTGTCGTGCGCGGCGGGCCTCGCCAACCTTGACGTGATGCTAGGCGAGCGGCTGCCCGAGCGGGCCGCCGAGCGCAGCGACCAGTTGATGCGCCGCCTCGCCGCTCTCCGCGGCAAGTGCCCGCTCGTCGGCGACGTGCGCGGCAAGGGCCTCATGGTCGGCATCGAACTCGTCCGCGACGCCGCGAAGACCCCCGCCGACGCCGAGGCCCGCGAGGTCCGCCGCGTCTGCCGCGAGGCCGGCGTGCTCGTCGGCCTGGGCGGTGTGTTCGGCAACGTGCTCCGGCTTCAGCCGCCGCTCGTCGTCTCGCCCCAGGAGGTTGACCGCGCCGCCGACGTTCTCGCCTCGGCCCTCGGCGCCGGGTAG